One stretch of Thermococcus sp. 21S9 DNA includes these proteins:
- a CDS encoding ZPR1 zinc finger domain-containing protein, whose product MGEKKGEKVEVNPELGEVQVISLGDCPICGGKNTLKAIQHIHEIPYFGKVMESTIICEKCGYRNADVMILEDRPPKLYTVKVENEKDLFTRVVRSKSGTIELEEIGVKIEPGPASEGFITNVEGVLERVRETLLMAREFRRQEGDEEAVKKADEILQYIEDVREGKKPLTVKIADPLGNSALIGEKVRSRLLTEEEIQKLSLGPYRIINPEELEGQNEAGEGSKNPEETEKERKELSEK is encoded by the coding sequence ATGGGCGAGAAGAAGGGCGAGAAGGTTGAGGTTAATCCCGAGCTCGGTGAGGTTCAGGTCATAAGCCTCGGTGACTGCCCCATCTGCGGTGGCAAGAACACCCTCAAGGCCATTCAGCACATCCACGAGATTCCCTACTTCGGAAAGGTCATGGAGAGCACCATAATCTGCGAGAAGTGTGGCTACAGAAACGCTGACGTCATGATACTCGAGGACAGGCCACCGAAGCTTTACACAGTTAAGGTCGAGAACGAGAAAGATTTATTCACGCGCGTCGTCAGGAGCAAGAGCGGAACGATAGAGCTGGAGGAGATAGGCGTCAAGATTGAACCGGGGCCGGCATCTGAAGGATTCATTACTAACGTCGAGGGAGTACTTGAGCGCGTTCGCGAAACGCTCCTGATGGCGAGGGAGTTCAGGAGGCAGGAGGGCGACGAGGAAGCGGTAAAGAAGGCCGACGAGATACTCCAGTACATCGAGGACGTCAGGGAGGGGAAGAAACCACTGACTGTGAAGATAGCGGACCCCCTGGGCAACAGCGCGCTCATAGGTGAGAAGGTCAGGAGCAGGCTTTTGACGGAGGAGGAAATCCAGAAGCTGAGCCTCGGGCCGTACCGGATAATCAACCCGGAGGAGCTTGAGGGGCAAAACGAAGCCGGGGAGGGCAGTAAAAACCCAGAAGAAACCGAAAAAGAGAGGAAAGAGCTCAGTGAGAAATAA
- a CDS encoding cell division protein SepF: MGLFDSLKKKENKPKMKPPASVKKEVAPRHDIDVVPIEEDVLAKELVKPQLRYLKKITVTSYSDLERISSELQEGNIVIVDLTPLEKRPDVLEKVAEQIKGMVNAFGGQAAKICKTEVKLILLPEDIKIAK, from the coding sequence ATGGGATTGTTTGACAGCCTCAAAAAGAAGGAGAACAAGCCTAAAATGAAACCTCCCGCGAGCGTTAAGAAGGAAGTCGCTCCCAGGCATGACATCGATGTCGTACCGATTGAGGAGGATGTTCTTGCTAAGGAGCTCGTTAAGCCCCAGCTTCGCTACCTGAAGAAGATAACCGTGACCAGCTACTCCGACCTTGAGAGGATTTCCAGCGAGCTTCAGGAGGGCAACATAGTCATAGTTGACCTGACCCCGCTCGAGAAGAGGCCCGACGTCCTTGAAAAGGTCGCCGAGCAGATTAAGGGCATGGTCAACGCCTTCGGCGGACAGGCGGCGAAGATATGCAAGACCGAGGTTAAGCTCATCCTCCTTCCAGAGGACATAAAGATTGCCAAATGA
- the rrp42 gene encoding exosome complex protein Rrp42, giving the protein MSEMEVMASIMRDHIINLLREGKRIDGRGFEDYRDLEVKVNVIEKAEGSAWVRLGNTQVLVGIKVDLGEPFPDLPEKGVMTTNVELVPLASPTFEPGPPDENAIELARVVDRGIRESGAVELEKLVIVPGKLVRVIFIDVHVLDHDGNLLDASGIGAIAALMSTKIPKIEYDEESGEVKILDEYEPLPVKSVPIPVTFAKIGNTMVVDPNIDEERVMDGRITITTDENGHISAVQKGEGGSFKLEEVMYAVDTAFKKAEELRKIVLEAVGKA; this is encoded by the coding sequence ATGAGTGAGATGGAAGTCATGGCCAGCATAATGCGCGACCACATCATAAACCTCCTCAGGGAGGGCAAGAGGATTGACGGAAGGGGCTTCGAGGACTACCGCGACCTCGAGGTCAAGGTCAATGTCATAGAGAAGGCCGAGGGCTCTGCCTGGGTCAGGCTCGGCAACACGCAGGTTCTCGTTGGAATAAAGGTCGACCTCGGAGAGCCGTTTCCGGATTTGCCGGAGAAGGGAGTTATGACGACCAACGTCGAGCTCGTTCCCCTTGCCTCGCCGACCTTCGAGCCCGGTCCACCGGACGAGAACGCCATCGAGCTCGCCCGCGTTGTGGATAGGGGAATAAGGGAGAGCGGGGCCGTTGAGCTTGAAAAGCTCGTCATCGTCCCCGGCAAGCTCGTCAGGGTTATCTTCATCGACGTCCACGTTCTCGACCACGATGGCAACCTGCTCGACGCGAGCGGAATAGGTGCAATAGCGGCCCTGATGAGCACCAAGATTCCGAAGATTGAGTACGACGAGGAGAGCGGGGAGGTAAAGATACTCGACGAGTACGAGCCCCTGCCGGTCAAGAGCGTCCCGATACCAGTCACCTTCGCGAAAATCGGCAACACGATGGTCGTTGACCCCAACATAGACGAGGAGCGCGTCATGGACGGCAGGATTACGATAACCACCGACGAGAACGGCCACATTTCAGCGGTTCAGAAGGGCGAGGGCGGAAGCTTCAAGCTCGAGGAAGTCATGTACGCAGTGGATACCGCCTTCAAGAAGGCCGAGGAACTCAGGAAAATCGTCCTTGAGGCCGTTGGGAAGGCCTGA
- the rrp41 gene encoding exosome complex exonuclease Rrp41: protein MMGRPEGLKLIDENGRRVDGRKKYELRPIKMEVGILKNADGSAYVEWGKNKIMAAVYGPREIHPKHLQRPDRAILRVRYNMAPFSVEERKKPGPDRRSVEISKVIRGALEPALILEMFPRTAIDVFIEVLQADAGTRVAGITAASLALADAGIPMRDLVAACAAGKIDGEIVLDLNKDEDNYGEADVPVAIMPLKNDITLLQMDGYLTREEFVEAVKLAIKGAKAVYQKQREALKEKYLRIAQEVAGNE from the coding sequence ATGATGGGCAGGCCTGAGGGTTTAAAGCTCATCGACGAGAACGGTAGAAGGGTTGACGGCAGGAAGAAGTACGAGCTTAGACCCATTAAAATGGAGGTTGGAATTCTCAAGAACGCCGACGGCTCGGCCTACGTCGAGTGGGGCAAGAACAAGATAATGGCAGCTGTCTACGGCCCGAGGGAGATTCATCCCAAGCACCTCCAGAGGCCGGACAGGGCAATTCTGCGCGTCCGCTACAACATGGCACCCTTCAGCGTTGAGGAAAGGAAAAAGCCCGGGCCGGACAGGAGGAGCGTCGAGATAAGCAAGGTCATAAGGGGCGCGCTTGAGCCGGCCCTAATCCTCGAGATGTTCCCGAGAACGGCGATAGACGTTTTCATAGAGGTCCTCCAGGCCGACGCTGGAACGAGGGTTGCAGGAATAACCGCGGCCTCACTTGCTCTGGCAGATGCAGGAATACCGATGAGGGACCTCGTTGCCGCGTGCGCCGCCGGAAAGATTGACGGCGAAATCGTTCTCGACCTCAACAAGGACGAGGACAACTACGGTGAGGCGGACGTTCCCGTTGCAATAATGCCCCTCAAGAACGACATAACGCTCCTTCAGATGGACGGCTACCTGACGAGGGAGGAGTTCGTCGAGGCAGTGAAGCTCGCGATAAAGGGAGCCAAGGCGGTTTACCAGAAGCAGAGGGAGGCCCTCAAAGAAAAATACCTCCGCATAGCGCAGGAGGTGGCGGGCAATGAGTGA
- the rrp4 gene encoding exosome complex RNA-binding protein Rrp4, with product MRRIFVKPRELVVPGTLLAQGPFKNGRGTFREGNRIYSTVIGLVEIRGDLIRVIPLEGPYIPEVGDNVLGKIVDVKFSNWTVDIGAPYQANLRVQDAVEERIDLLKTDLRKIYDIGDIIYAKVKAFNEINQIDLTTKGMPFKGGPLRGGQLVTITPSKVPRLIGKGGSMINMIKKLTGTRIIVGQNGWVWVSGRNDELEKLAIEAILKVDRESHTQGLTDRVKEYLLSRLRELKEQGVIEEIPQLEEKEGEKDDGQA from the coding sequence ATGAGGCGGATTTTTGTAAAACCAAGGGAACTGGTGGTCCCGGGCACTTTGCTGGCCCAGGGACCGTTTAAGAACGGAAGGGGAACCTTCAGGGAAGGCAACAGGATTTACTCAACGGTGATAGGACTCGTCGAGATAAGGGGAGACCTCATAAGGGTCATTCCGCTTGAAGGGCCCTACATTCCAGAGGTTGGGGACAACGTCCTCGGAAAGATAGTGGACGTCAAGTTCTCCAACTGGACCGTTGACATAGGGGCACCGTACCAGGCCAATTTACGCGTTCAGGACGCGGTTGAGGAGCGCATAGACCTTCTCAAGACTGACCTGAGGAAGATTTACGACATAGGCGACATAATCTACGCCAAGGTGAAGGCCTTCAACGAGATAAACCAGATTGACCTCACAACTAAGGGAATGCCCTTCAAGGGCGGTCCGCTCAGGGGAGGACAGCTCGTCACGATAACGCCTTCCAAGGTGCCGAGGCTCATCGGCAAGGGCGGTTCGATGATTAACATGATTAAGAAGCTCACCGGGACGAGAATCATAGTGGGCCAGAACGGCTGGGTCTGGGTGAGTGGAAGGAACGACGAGCTGGAGAAGCTCGCGATAGAGGCCATACTCAAGGTTGACCGCGAAAGCCACACGCAGGGACTGACCGACAGGGTCAAGGAGTACCTGCTTTCGAGGCTCAGGGAGCTCAAGGAGCAGGGAGTTATTGAGGAAATCCCCCAGCTTGAGGAGAAGGAAGGTGAGAAGGATGATGGGCAGGCCTGA